One window of the Pseudofrankia sp. DC12 genome contains the following:
- a CDS encoding lycopene cyclase domain-containing protein, with amino-acid sequence MRHLSYLAVLAACLLGTAPLEILLRTRVYARWRRLVAALVPVLVVFTGWDLYAVARHQWTFDPRSVTGIRLPGGLPIEEVLFFVAVPVCAVLTLEAVRARRPGWLVGDESPQAPKAWQPEAGVREAGVREAGVPAGETR; translated from the coding sequence GTGCGGCACCTGAGCTATCTCGCGGTGCTGGCCGCCTGCCTGCTCGGCACGGCGCCGCTGGAGATCTTGCTGCGGACCCGGGTCTACGCCCGCTGGCGGCGGCTGGTGGCCGCGCTCGTGCCGGTGCTGGTGGTCTTCACGGGCTGGGACCTCTACGCGGTCGCGCGCCACCAGTGGACGTTCGACCCGCGGAGCGTCACCGGAATCCGGCTGCCCGGCGGCCTGCCGATCGAGGAGGTCCTGTTCTTCGTCGCCGTGCCGGTCTGCGCGGTGCTCACGCTGGAGGCCGTCCGCGCCCGCCGGCCCGGCTGGCTCGTCGGTGACGAGTCGCCGCAGGCGCCCAAGGCGTGGCAACCTGAGGCCGGCGTGCGTGAGGCCGGCGTGCGTGAGGCCGGCGTGCCGGCGGGGGAGACCCGGTGA
- a CDS encoding FAD-dependent oxidoreductase — MERVVVVGAGLAGGRTVVELREQGYTGQITVVGAEVHLPYDRPPLSKAVLTGRTDNTQLPYGLDELDGVELLLGQRATGLEPGTVHTTAGLVNYDGLVIASGSAPIRLPGSDNQRLLRTIDEARALREALRPGLRLVIVGAGWIGAEVATVAAKLGAEVTVVEGASHPLLPLGPEVGGHAVGWYAEAGVTLRLGAMVDKIGEDGLLLRGGEFLPADEIVVGVGVRPDVGWLGGTLLVEGGVVADEHLLASWAGDVAGAAGSPPVVAVGDCSAWWSARYNQRMHVEHWDAAQSAPVVAASTLLGLAAGTPVEQLPTYNPVPYFWSEQFGRMVQFAGLPAAGDELVLRGDPTAVRTPEMKKAPGWSAGWFAADGTLSALVTVVRPVDMVAGRRLLSSGTKPDQAQFADVGVPLKALLPE; from the coding sequence ATGGAACGCGTTGTGGTGGTGGGAGCCGGGCTGGCCGGTGGGCGGACGGTCGTCGAGCTCCGTGAGCAGGGGTACACCGGCCAGATCACCGTGGTCGGGGCCGAGGTGCACCTGCCGTACGACCGGCCGCCGCTGTCCAAGGCCGTGCTGACCGGGCGGACGGACAACACCCAGCTTCCCTACGGCCTCGACGAGCTGGACGGCGTCGAGCTGCTGCTCGGCCAGCGCGCTACCGGGCTTGAGCCGGGCACGGTGCACACCACCGCGGGCCTGGTGAACTACGACGGACTGGTCATCGCGAGCGGCTCGGCCCCGATCCGGCTGCCCGGCAGCGACAACCAGCGCCTGCTGCGGACCATCGACGAGGCCCGCGCGCTGCGCGAGGCGTTGCGCCCGGGGCTGCGCCTGGTCATCGTCGGCGCCGGCTGGATCGGCGCCGAGGTCGCGACCGTCGCCGCCAAGCTCGGCGCCGAGGTGACCGTCGTGGAGGGAGCGAGCCACCCGCTGCTCCCGCTCGGCCCCGAGGTCGGCGGTCACGCCGTCGGCTGGTACGCCGAGGCCGGTGTCACCCTGCGGCTGGGCGCGATGGTCGACAAGATCGGCGAGGACGGCCTGCTGCTGCGGGGCGGCGAGTTCCTGCCGGCCGACGAGATCGTCGTCGGCGTCGGCGTGCGCCCGGACGTCGGCTGGCTCGGCGGGACGCTGCTCGTCGAGGGCGGCGTCGTCGCCGACGAGCACCTGCTGGCCAGCTGGGCGGGCGACGTGGCCGGCGCCGCTGGCTCCCCGCCGGTGGTCGCCGTGGGCGACTGCTCGGCCTGGTGGTCGGCCCGCTACAACCAGCGGATGCACGTCGAGCACTGGGACGCCGCGCAGTCCGCCCCGGTGGTGGCCGCCAGCACGCTGCTCGGCCTGGCCGCCGGCACGCCCGTCGAGCAGCTGCCGACGTACAACCCGGTGCCCTACTTCTGGTCGGAGCAGTTCGGCCGGATGGTGCAGTTCGCCGGCCTCCCGGCGGCGGGCGACGAGCTGGTGTTGCGCGGCGACCCGACGGCGGTGCGGACGCCGGAGATGAAGAAGGCCCCGGGCTGGTCGGCCGGCTGGTTCGCCGCCGACGGGACGCTTTCGGCGCTGGTCACGGTCGTCCGGCCGGTCGACATGGTCGCCGGCCGCCGCCTGCTCAGCTCCGGCACCAAGCCCGACCAGGCGCAGTTCGCCGACGTTGGCGTCCCGCTGAAGGCCCTGCTGCCTGAATAA
- a CDS encoding MaoC/PaaZ C-terminal domain-containing protein, translating to MTPAAATAGARAPRHADLAVGAGPAPFVDRPLTRTDFVRYQGASGDLNPIHHDEEFARAAGFPTVFAVGMLQAGILGTYVTDWLGAANLRRFTVQFREQAWPGDVLTYTAAVTALREEAGRELVDLALLVTRQTGGTHLRGEATFVLPG from the coding sequence ATGACGCCGGCAGCCGCGACCGCGGGCGCTCGCGCGCCCCGCCACGCGGACCTCGCCGTCGGGGCCGGTCCGGCGCCGTTCGTCGACCGCCCGCTGACCCGCACCGACTTCGTCCGCTACCAGGGCGCCTCGGGCGACCTGAACCCGATCCACCACGACGAGGAGTTCGCCCGCGCCGCCGGCTTCCCGACGGTGTTCGCCGTCGGCATGCTGCAGGCCGGCATCCTCGGCACCTACGTGACGGACTGGCTCGGCGCGGCGAACCTGCGCCGGTTCACGGTCCAGTTCCGCGAGCAGGCCTGGCCGGGCGACGTACTCACCTACACCGCGGCCGTCACCGCGCTGCGCGAGGAGGCCGGCAGGGAACTCGTCGACCTGGCTCTCCTCGTCACCCGCCAGACCGGTGGCACGCACCTGCGCGGTGAGGCCACCTTCGTCCTGCCGGGCTGA
- a CDS encoding type II toxin-antitoxin system HicA family toxin: MSNPFPAMKPRELLRVLAQLGYVEVRTSGSHQRLEAPGRPALTFAFHASVTSIGPVMVRKILVGEVGLTPKEALEATRRG, from the coding sequence ATGAGCAACCCGTTCCCGGCCATGAAGCCGCGCGAGCTCCTGCGGGTGCTGGCCCAGTTGGGTTACGTTGAGGTGAGGACGAGCGGCTCGCACCAGCGCCTCGAAGCCCCCGGGCGCCCCGCGCTGACGTTCGCGTTCCACGCGTCAGTGACCTCGATCGGCCCGGTGATGGTGCGGAAGATCCTCGTAGGCGAAGTCGGCCTGACCCCGAAGGAAGCGCTGGAGGCGACCAGACGTGGCTGA
- the thiE gene encoding thiamine phosphate synthase yields MVDDLTAGAGPEDLMDAPSAVDLIAEQAIVDLALADAPAASLTRAERLARLADARLYLCTPRRPGFDAFLDGVLAPAGGPGVDLIQLREKGLEWRAEAAALGRMLAAGRRHGALVSGNDRADLASVVGVDILHVGQDDIPPATARRLLGPDVVIGRSTHDGYQLAAAVEDPDVDYFCVGPVWPTPTKEGRPGVGLELLAAAVAAAPPFAPGAKPWFAIGGIDADRLDAVLATGARRAVVVRAITGAADPAAAAAALAGRLRAAC; encoded by the coding sequence GTGGTTGACGACCTGACCGCTGGGGCCGGGCCGGAGGATCTCATGGACGCCCCGTCGGCGGTGGACCTGATCGCCGAGCAGGCGATCGTGGACCTGGCCCTGGCCGACGCGCCGGCCGCGTCGCTGACGCGCGCCGAGCGGCTGGCCCGCCTCGCCGACGCGCGGCTCTACCTGTGCACCCCGCGCCGGCCGGGGTTCGACGCCTTCCTCGACGGCGTGCTCGCGCCGGCCGGGGGGCCAGGCGTCGATCTCATCCAGCTGCGCGAGAAGGGGCTGGAGTGGCGGGCGGAGGCCGCGGCGCTCGGCCGGATGCTCGCCGCCGGCCGACGCCACGGCGCGCTGGTCAGCGGCAACGACAGGGCCGACCTCGCGTCCGTCGTCGGCGTCGACATCCTGCACGTCGGCCAGGACGACATCCCGCCCGCGACGGCCCGGCGGCTGCTCGGGCCGGACGTCGTCATCGGGCGCTCGACGCACGACGGGTACCAGCTCGCCGCGGCGGTCGAGGACCCGGACGTCGACTACTTCTGCGTCGGCCCGGTCTGGCCGACGCCGACGAAGGAGGGCCGGCCCGGCGTCGGGCTGGAACTGCTCGCCGCGGCCGTCGCCGCCGCGCCCCCGTTCGCGCCCGGCGCCAAGCCGTGGTTCGCGATCGGCGGGATCGACGCCGACCGCCTCGACGCGGTGCTCGCGACCGGCGCCCGGCGGGCCGTCGTGGTCCGGGCCATCACCGGCGCCGCCGACCCGGCCGCGGCCGCCGCCGCCCTGGCCGGCCGGCTGCGCGCCGCCTGCTAG
- a CDS encoding acyl-CoA dehydrogenase family protein gives MLDRDQIRTGAVQESDFTEVLASVRRFVQQRVVPLEPEIEETDAMPASLRADAAEMGLFGFAIPQLYGGLGLSMSEEARLVYELGYTTPSFRSMFGTNNGIAGHVLLEGATEEQKKTWLPKVASGEWTASFALTESGAGSDPAGLSTTAVRDGDEWVINGSKRFITNAPLADVFMVFARTGPDAAPSRGISTFMVEKGTPGLSVGPRDHKMGQAGAWTADVYFDNVRVPSSVLIGGEAGVGRGYATAMRCLAHGRIHIAALCVGMSQRLVDESVAYAATREQGGGVIGSHQLIQGLIADSATDLYAARALVSDVAAKFDDGSDRRIGPSCAKYFASEAVGRIADRAVQIHGGSGYIRGVPVERFYRDARLFRIYEGTSQIQQIVIARGLLAQAGG, from the coding sequence ATGCTGGATCGAGACCAGATTCGGACGGGTGCCGTGCAGGAGAGTGACTTCACCGAGGTTCTGGCCTCGGTACGCCGGTTCGTGCAGCAGCGGGTCGTGCCGCTCGAGCCGGAGATCGAGGAGACGGACGCGATGCCCGCCTCGCTGCGGGCCGACGCGGCCGAGATGGGCCTGTTCGGGTTCGCGATCCCGCAGCTGTACGGCGGGCTCGGCCTGTCGATGAGCGAGGAGGCCCGGCTCGTCTACGAGCTGGGCTACACCACACCGTCGTTCCGGTCGATGTTCGGGACCAACAACGGCATCGCGGGTCACGTCCTGCTGGAAGGTGCGACCGAGGAGCAGAAGAAGACCTGGCTGCCGAAGGTGGCCTCTGGCGAGTGGACCGCGTCGTTCGCGCTGACCGAGTCCGGCGCCGGCTCCGACCCGGCCGGCCTCAGCACGACCGCCGTCCGCGACGGCGACGAGTGGGTGATCAACGGCTCCAAGCGGTTCATCACCAACGCGCCGCTCGCCGACGTCTTCATGGTCTTCGCGCGGACCGGCCCGGACGCCGCGCCCAGCCGCGGCATCAGCACGTTCATGGTCGAGAAGGGCACGCCGGGCCTGTCGGTGGGGCCGCGTGACCACAAGATGGGCCAGGCCGGCGCCTGGACCGCGGACGTGTACTTCGACAACGTGCGGGTGCCGTCGTCGGTGCTGATCGGCGGCGAGGCCGGCGTCGGCCGTGGCTACGCGACCGCGATGCGCTGCCTCGCGCACGGCCGCATCCACATCGCCGCGCTCTGTGTCGGCATGAGCCAGCGGCTGGTGGACGAGTCCGTCGCCTACGCGGCGACCCGTGAGCAGGGCGGCGGGGTGATCGGCTCCCACCAGCTGATCCAGGGGCTGATCGCCGACTCGGCGACCGACCTCTACGCCGCCCGGGCGCTGGTCTCCGACGTCGCGGCGAAGTTCGACGACGGGAGCGACAGGCGGATCGGCCCGTCGTGCGCGAAGTACTTCGCGTCCGAGGCGGTTGGGCGCATCGCCGACCGCGCGGTCCAGATCCACGGCGGCTCGGGCTACATCCGGGGCGTGCCGGTGGAGCGGTTCTACCGGGACGCCCGGCTGTTCCGGATCTACGAGGGAACCAGCCAGATCCAGCAGATCGTGATCGCCCGCGGCCTGCTCGCCCAGGCCGGCGGCTGA
- a CDS encoding lycopene cyclase domain-containing protein, whose product MSYTALAVAGVVTAVAADLGVFRARLVARKAFWTAYAIIFCCQLAADGVLTGFGVVRYDPGTILGPRLVFAPVEDLLFGFALVLWTLDWWVWWGRRGLGR is encoded by the coding sequence GTGAGCTACACGGCGCTGGCGGTCGCCGGGGTGGTGACGGCCGTCGCCGCGGACCTGGGGGTGTTCCGGGCCAGGCTGGTGGCCCGCAAGGCGTTCTGGACCGCCTACGCGATCATCTTCTGCTGCCAGCTGGCCGCGGACGGGGTGCTGACCGGGTTCGGCGTCGTGCGGTACGACCCGGGGACGATCCTCGGCCCGAGACTGGTCTTCGCCCCCGTCGAGGACCTGCTCTTCGGCTTCGCGCTGGTCCTGTGGACCCTCGACTGGTGGGTCTGGTGGGGCCGGCGCGGACTCGGGCGCTGA
- the thiS gene encoding sulfur carrier protein ThiS encodes MVDASVAGAPGASEPRAVVAVVVNGRERQVPDGQPLPELIVELGLRVGSVVVEYNGEALTTAEGRAVLLRAGDRLELVRAVAGG; translated from the coding sequence GTGGTCGATGCGTCTGTGGCTGGTGCTCCTGGAGCGAGCGAGCCTCGCGCGGTGGTCGCCGTCGTGGTGAACGGCCGGGAACGGCAGGTGCCGGACGGCCAGCCGCTGCCGGAGCTGATCGTCGAGCTGGGGCTGCGGGTCGGCTCCGTCGTCGTCGAGTACAACGGCGAGGCGCTGACCACGGCGGAAGGCCGCGCCGTGCTGCTGCGCGCCGGCGACCGCCTGGAGCTCGTCCGGGCGGTGGCCGGTGGTTGA
- the thiH gene encoding 2-iminoacetate synthase ThiH, which yields MSAAPGEFAGVLAGLGLPALAARGLRADDAAVSATLTAARAGGRLTLADLAVLLSPAATARLEELAQLARETTLRRFGRAVRLFAPLYVSNECLSSCTYCGFSKGLPVVRRTLSLDETEAEARLLAERGFRHLLLVSGEHRIEVSADYLVSVVERLSPLFPAISIETQTWSDDTYARLVAAGLVGAVHYQETYDRDRYREVHVAGWKRDFDRRLSSFERAGAAGVRRLGLGVLLGLAVDWRADVLALAAHATFLSRRFWRTEVMAALPRIRPNAAGFPPVVVVGDAEFVQAHAALRLYEPDLDLSLSTREPAPMRDGLARIAVTTMSAGSSTEPGGYGTPGEAGEQFSISDERPPAEVAAVLVAAGYDPVWKDAFPLVGT from the coding sequence ATGAGCGCCGCGCCCGGCGAGTTCGCCGGGGTCCTCGCCGGCCTCGGCCTGCCGGCGCTCGCGGCGCGGGGGCTGCGTGCCGACGACGCCGCGGTGAGCGCCACTCTCACGGCCGCCCGCGCGGGCGGCCGGCTGACGCTGGCGGACCTCGCCGTGCTGCTCTCACCGGCCGCCACCGCTCGGCTCGAGGAGCTCGCCCAGCTGGCCCGGGAGACGACGCTGCGCCGGTTCGGCCGCGCGGTCCGGCTGTTCGCCCCGCTGTACGTCTCCAACGAGTGCCTGTCGTCCTGCACCTACTGCGGCTTCTCCAAGGGCCTGCCGGTGGTGCGCCGGACGCTGTCCCTCGACGAGACCGAGGCCGAGGCGCGGCTGCTGGCCGAGCGGGGCTTCCGCCACCTGCTGCTCGTCTCCGGCGAGCACCGGATCGAGGTCTCGGCCGACTACCTGGTGTCCGTCGTGGAGCGGCTGTCCCCGCTCTTCCCGGCGATCTCGATCGAGACGCAGACCTGGTCGGACGACACCTACGCCCGCCTCGTCGCCGCCGGCCTCGTCGGCGCCGTCCACTACCAGGAGACCTACGACCGGGACCGCTACCGCGAGGTACACGTCGCCGGCTGGAAGCGTGACTTCGACCGTCGGCTGTCCTCGTTCGAGCGGGCCGGCGCGGCGGGCGTGCGCCGGCTCGGGCTCGGCGTGCTGCTCGGCCTCGCCGTCGACTGGCGCGCCGACGTGCTCGCCCTGGCCGCGCACGCGACGTTCCTGAGCCGCCGGTTCTGGCGGACCGAGGTGATGGCCGCGCTGCCGCGGATCCGCCCGAACGCGGCCGGCTTTCCGCCCGTGGTCGTCGTCGGCGACGCCGAGTTCGTCCAGGCCCACGCCGCCCTGCGCCTCTACGAGCCGGACCTGGACCTCTCCCTGTCGACCCGGGAGCCCGCGCCGATGCGCGACGGCCTGGCCCGGATCGCCGTCACCACCATGAGCGCCGGCTCATCGACCGAGCCAGGCGGCTACGGGACACCTGGTGAGGCCGGCGAACAGTTCTCGATCAGCGACGAGCGCCCCCCCGCCGAGGTAGCCGCCGTCCTCGTCGCCGCCGGCTACGACCCCGTCTGGAAGGACGCCTTCCCACTCGTCGGGACGTAA
- a CDS encoding Gfo/Idh/MocA family oxidoreductase translates to MPRIHLVSNLPGVGALGDHLRAAGLGPTSARSADALLVLIDRPLDSVEQELLDRARQSVPVLLAGPTVRALPVDSPLVEASGLIPGRAVPPHVLALSTGPDGGQVAARMGEFHPYDSWVLPDKIADDVERLLLVRHEMAEYPVCTWRPSTGLGMFTLGTTASTLADPAYHRLVGRWLRHALGVRDAGPIGVGLLATPGTSAAHQAALEATEGLNLVAVSGSQPDPDGTVRGYAEADDLVADPDVRLVVVGTPNNTRAQWASRALEAGKDVVIAAPFALSTQEADDLALLAAARSSLVVMYPQLREDPAYRGLRAAVGRGAVGDIFSVEVTRGGFNRPSGGWRDDERTSGGLIHERGFAHLDWLLDLVDEPVETVVATTHKRVWHHVTNADHARILLRFADGAEAQLVLSDVLPTSTARLRVLGTAGALSADDPAGVPGGGADALAAAAAGPLTLVTHDGATTRLPLPAAGGSPFYRDLADGLLSGWPLSPYRVETARKVVAVAEAATRSAAAGGVQIGPA, encoded by the coding sequence GTGCCGCGCATTCACCTGGTCTCCAACCTGCCTGGGGTGGGCGCCCTTGGTGACCACCTCCGGGCCGCCGGGCTCGGGCCCACCTCGGCCCGCTCCGCCGACGCACTGCTGGTGCTCATCGACCGGCCGCTGGACTCCGTCGAGCAGGAGCTACTCGACCGTGCGCGGCAGTCGGTCCCCGTGCTGCTCGCCGGCCCGACAGTGCGCGCCCTCCCGGTCGACAGCCCGCTGGTCGAGGCCTCCGGCCTGATCCCGGGCCGCGCCGTCCCGCCGCACGTGCTGGCCCTGTCCACCGGGCCGGACGGCGGCCAGGTGGCGGCCCGGATGGGCGAGTTCCACCCGTACGACAGCTGGGTGCTGCCCGACAAGATCGCCGACGATGTGGAGCGCCTGCTGCTGGTGCGCCACGAGATGGCCGAGTACCCGGTCTGCACCTGGCGGCCGTCCACGGGGCTCGGCATGTTCACGCTCGGGACCACGGCCTCCACGCTGGCCGACCCGGCGTATCACCGGCTGGTCGGCCGCTGGCTGCGCCACGCCCTCGGCGTCCGCGACGCGGGCCCGATCGGCGTCGGCCTGCTCGCCACCCCGGGCACGTCGGCCGCCCACCAGGCGGCCCTCGAGGCGACCGAGGGCCTGAACCTGGTGGCCGTCAGCGGCAGCCAGCCCGACCCCGACGGCACCGTGCGCGGCTACGCGGAGGCCGACGACCTCGTCGCCGACCCCGACGTGCGCCTCGTCGTGGTCGGCACCCCGAACAACACCCGGGCTCAGTGGGCGAGCCGTGCGCTGGAGGCCGGCAAGGACGTCGTCATCGCCGCCCCGTTCGCGCTGTCCACCCAGGAGGCCGACGACCTGGCGCTGCTCGCCGCGGCCCGCTCGTCGCTGGTGGTGATGTATCCGCAGCTGCGCGAGGACCCGGCCTACCGCGGCCTGCGGGCCGCCGTCGGGCGCGGCGCCGTCGGCGACATTTTCTCCGTCGAGGTCACCCGCGGCGGCTTCAACCGGCCGTCCGGCGGCTGGCGTGACGACGAGCGCACCAGCGGTGGCCTGATCCACGAGCGTGGCTTCGCGCACCTCGACTGGCTGCTCGACCTCGTCGACGAGCCGGTCGAGACGGTGGTCGCGACCACCCACAAGCGCGTCTGGCACCACGTCACCAATGCCGACCATGCCCGGATCCTGCTGCGTTTCGCGGACGGCGCCGAGGCGCAGCTCGTGCTGTCCGACGTGCTGCCGACGTCGACCGCCCGGCTTCGGGTGCTCGGCACCGCGGGCGCCCTGTCCGCCGACGACCCGGCGGGCGTGCCCGGGGGCGGTGCGGATGCCCTCGCGGCCGCGGCCGCCGGACCGCTGACGCTGGTGACGCATGACGGCGCCACGACCCGGCTGCCGCTGCCCGCCGCGGGCGGGTCGCCGTTCTACCGGGACCTCGCCGACGGCCTGCTGTCGGGCTGGCCGCTGAGCCCGTACCGGGTGGAGACGGCTCGCAAGGTCGTCGCCGTCGCGGAGGCGGCCACCCGCTCGGCGGCCGCCGGCGGTGTCCAGATCGGCCCCGCCTGA
- a CDS encoding SDR family oxidoreductase: protein MSGICEGRIVVITGAGGGIGRQHALAFAAEGAKVVVNDLGGSRDGTGASAGPAQAVAEEIKAAGGEAVAHTEDISTWDGSLSLVQRAVDAFGGLDVVVNNAGILRDRMLTNMTEAEWDAVIKVHLKGTFGPAHHAAAYWRDRSKAGEVNDARIINTSSPSGIFGNVGQTNYGAAKAGIAAFTVIAAMELSRYGVTVNAIAPTALTRMTEDLGFVKKQDEDAREASQDEAWNPLGPENISPLVVWLASPRSSAVTGRVFSVAGGFISVAEGWVNGPSVDRQGKWEPGELGEVIPGLVAKAATNADMQGNRRSA, encoded by the coding sequence GTGAGCGGGATCTGCGAGGGGCGCATCGTCGTCATCACCGGGGCGGGTGGCGGCATCGGCCGCCAGCACGCGCTCGCGTTCGCCGCCGAGGGCGCGAAGGTCGTCGTCAACGACCTCGGCGGCTCCCGGGACGGCACCGGTGCCTCCGCCGGCCCGGCCCAGGCCGTCGCCGAGGAGATCAAGGCCGCCGGCGGCGAGGCGGTCGCGCACACCGAGGACATCTCCACCTGGGACGGCAGCCTGTCCCTGGTCCAGAGGGCGGTCGACGCATTCGGCGGCCTCGACGTGGTGGTCAACAACGCCGGCATCCTGCGCGACCGGATGCTGACGAACATGACCGAGGCCGAGTGGGACGCCGTCATCAAGGTGCACCTGAAGGGCACGTTCGGCCCGGCGCACCACGCCGCCGCCTACTGGCGCGACCGCTCCAAGGCCGGCGAGGTGAACGACGCCCGCATCATCAACACCTCGTCGCCGTCGGGGATCTTCGGAAACGTCGGGCAGACGAACTACGGCGCCGCGAAGGCCGGCATCGCCGCGTTCACCGTCATCGCCGCCATGGAGCTGAGCCGCTACGGGGTCACCGTGAACGCGATCGCGCCGACCGCACTGACCCGGATGACCGAGGACCTCGGCTTCGTGAAGAAGCAGGACGAGGACGCCCGGGAGGCGAGCCAGGACGAGGCCTGGAACCCGCTCGGCCCGGAGAACATCTCACCGCTGGTCGTGTGGCTCGCCTCGCCGCGGTCGAGCGCGGTGACCGGGCGGGTGTTCTCGGTCGCCGGCGGCTTCATCAGCGTCGCCGAGGGCTGGGTGAACGGCCCGTCGGTGGACCGGCAGGGCAAGTGGGAGCCGGGCGAACTCGGCGAGGTCATCCCCGGCCTGGTCGCCAAGGCCGCCACCAACGCGGACATGCAGGGCAACCGCCGGTCGGCGTAG
- a CDS encoding Rv2175c family DNA-binding protein produces MDSWLPLPDVAEAMGVPITRVRQLVREGSLLARRQDDGVLRIPADFIHGDVVTKGLPGTLTLLADAGYTPDEAIDWLMREDPSLPGTPLQALRDNRGREVKRRAQALGF; encoded by the coding sequence ATGGACAGTTGGTTGCCGTTGCCCGATGTCGCCGAGGCGATGGGCGTCCCGATCACCCGGGTACGCCAGCTCGTGCGGGAGGGCAGCCTGCTCGCGCGCCGCCAGGACGACGGCGTACTGCGGATCCCGGCTGACTTCATTCACGGGGATGTCGTCACGAAGGGGCTTCCCGGCACGCTGACGCTGCTGGCCGATGCCGGCTACACGCCCGACGAGGCGATCGACTGGCTGATGCGCGAGGACCCGAGCCTTCCCGGCACCCCCCTGCAGGCGCTGCGGGACAACCGCGGCCGGGAGGTCAAGCGCCGGGCCCAGGCGCTTGGCTTCTGA
- a CDS encoding thiazole synthase, with protein MPGGDDPLRIAGQDFGSRLLVGTGKFGSHRVMRDALVASRAEIVTVALRRVDLDRAGEGDVLDFVPPEMTLLPNTSGAVNAEEAHRLARLGRAAVGTGLVKLEVTPDPRTLAPDPVETLRAAELLVADGFTVLPYCPADPVLARRLEEAGCATVMPLGSWIGSNRGLRTRDALEVIIEAAGVPVVVDAGIGVPSDAAEAMEIGAAAVLVNTAIAVAADPVAMARAFALATVAGRLGYRAGRGAVGSATRAEASSPLTGFLSATTAGAVAAGPGAS; from the coding sequence CTGCCCGGCGGCGACGACCCGTTGCGGATCGCCGGTCAGGACTTCGGCAGCCGACTGCTGGTCGGGACCGGGAAGTTCGGCAGCCACCGGGTGATGCGCGACGCCCTGGTCGCGAGTCGGGCCGAGATCGTCACGGTGGCGCTGCGCCGGGTCGACCTCGACCGCGCCGGTGAGGGCGACGTCCTGGATTTCGTGCCACCCGAGATGACGCTGCTGCCGAACACGTCCGGCGCCGTCAACGCCGAGGAGGCGCACCGGCTGGCCCGGCTCGGCCGGGCGGCGGTCGGCACCGGGCTGGTCAAGCTGGAGGTCACCCCCGACCCGCGGACGCTGGCGCCCGACCCGGTCGAGACGCTGCGGGCCGCCGAGCTGCTCGTCGCCGACGGCTTCACCGTGCTGCCCTACTGCCCCGCCGACCCCGTGCTGGCCCGGCGGCTGGAGGAGGCCGGCTGCGCGACGGTCATGCCGCTGGGCAGCTGGATCGGCTCCAACCGCGGCCTGCGGACCCGGGACGCGCTTGAGGTCATCATCGAGGCGGCCGGGGTTCCGGTCGTCGTCGACGCGGGGATCGGGGTGCCGTCCGACGCGGCCGAGGCGATGGAGATCGGGGCCGCCGCCGTCCTGGTCAACACCGCGATCGCGGTCGCGGCGGACCCGGTGGCGATGGCGCGCGCGTTCGCGCTCGCCACCGTCGCCGGCCGGCTCGGCTACCGGGCCGGGCGCGGCGCCGTCGGAAGCGCGACCAGGGCTGAGGCGTCCTCCCCGCTGACCGGCTTCCTGAGCGCCACGACGGCCGGGGCAGTGGCGGCCGGGCCGGGGGCGTCATGA
- a CDS encoding MaoC family dehydratase N-terminal domain-containing protein, with translation MPGPGYTMEVELGKIREFARATKSSNPDYLAADRPVSPATFLATAALWSSSAAFPWEEVDGGEDIELGRLLNGGQEFVFHGEPPRAGTRLVARARVAADYLKEGRRGGSMRFIEVVHEFRTTDGRQVADMRQTFIVTSQPPALAGTETGR, from the coding sequence ATGCCCGGCCCCGGCTACACGATGGAGGTCGAACTCGGCAAGATCCGCGAGTTCGCCCGAGCAACGAAGTCGAGCAATCCCGACTACCTGGCGGCCGACCGGCCGGTCTCGCCCGCCACCTTCCTCGCTACGGCGGCCCTCTGGTCCTCCAGCGCGGCCTTCCCCTGGGAGGAGGTCGACGGCGGCGAGGACATCGAGCTCGGCCGGCTGCTGAACGGCGGCCAGGAGTTCGTCTTCCACGGCGAGCCGCCGCGTGCCGGCACCCGGCTGGTCGCCCGGGCCCGGGTTGCCGCCGACTACCTGAAGGAGGGCCGACGCGGCGGCTCGATGCGGTTCATCGAGGTCGTCCACGAGTTCCGCACCACGGACGGCCGCCAGGTCGCCGACATGCGCCAGACCTTCATCGTCACCAGCCAGCCGCCTGCCCTGGCCGGCACGGAGACCGGCCGATGA